From one Rhineura floridana isolate rRhiFlo1 chromosome 4, rRhiFlo1.hap2, whole genome shotgun sequence genomic stretch:
- the LOC133384102 gene encoding general transcription factor II-I repeat domain-containing protein 2-like, with protein sequence MASTASQKKTEPKKRKITDEGRLFNERWTDDYFFVEANSKALCLICREFVPVFKDYNLKRHYMQKHAAKLGAYQGMCRKDKIAELKKITTQTDSIVKANYVVANLIAKKSKPFTDGEFIKQCMESVADTICPDKKGDISKISLSHQTIARRIEEIGKSIKRGLESKAANFKFYALAMDESTDATDTAQLAMFIRGINDEYNVTEEMASLVPLKDTTKARDLT encoded by the exons ATGGCTTCCACAGCGTCTCAAAAGAAAACAGaacccaaaaaaagaaaaattacagaTGAAGGAAGATTGTTCAATGAAAGGTGGACAGATGACTACTTTTTTGTCGAGGCAAATAGTAAGGCACTCTGCTTAATTTGTAGGGAATTTGTGCCAGTTTTCAAAGACTATAATTTGAAAAGGCATTATATGCAAAAACATGCTGCCAAATTGGGTGCGTATCAAGGAATGTGTCGTAAGGACAAAATAGCGGAACTGAAAAAAA ttacaactCAAACGGACTCTATTGTAAAAGCTAATTATGTGGTAGCAAATTTAATAGCAAAAAAATCTAAACCATTTACTGATGGTGAGTTTATTAAGCAATGTATGGAAAGCGTGGCAGATACAATTTGCCCTGATAAAAAAGGGGATATTTCTAAAATCAGTTTGTCTCACCAGACTATAGCCAGGCGAATTGAAGAAATTGGAAAATCTATCAAAAGAGGTTTGGAGAGTAAAGCTGCTAATTTTAAATTTTATGCTTTGGCAATGGATGAAAGCACTGATGCTACAGATACAGCTCAACTTGCCATGTTTATTAGAGGTATTAATGACGAATATAATGTCACTGAAGAAATGGCTTCTTTAGTGCCATTAAAAGACACAACTAAAGCAAGagatttaacataa